Proteins found in one Agaribacterium sp. ZY112 genomic segment:
- a CDS encoding 4'-phosphopantetheinyl transferase superfamily protein, translated as MLNCSIYIYYLGVTESEPGLALLDSKLKRRQAEACLDHAERNRYQRFRSKKSADTFLLARYLLKTALAKKLRCQACDVDFYIEDGGKPLLKNSDALHFSLSHCNKAIVFAISDNNIGLDVEDRDRKGSPWRKPQTFFSEQVAKDIVNSDPDVQQQRFFRYWTAMEALVKWQGSGIFQLRQQFTTAEPLSHDGVFQFEEKSLITQSLKDALQLCVVGPSPLLPTFYEWRQQGFIKVDSLT; from the coding sequence ATGTTGAACTGTTCAATTTATATTTATTATTTAGGTGTTACGGAAAGTGAGCCAGGTCTCGCCTTACTTGACTCTAAGCTTAAGCGTCGACAAGCAGAGGCTTGTCTTGATCATGCGGAGCGCAATCGGTATCAGCGCTTTCGCTCTAAAAAAAGTGCGGACACCTTTTTATTAGCCCGGTATTTATTAAAGACGGCTCTAGCTAAAAAATTAAGGTGTCAGGCCTGTGATGTTGATTTTTATATAGAAGATGGTGGCAAACCTCTGCTTAAAAATTCGGATGCTCTGCACTTCAGCTTAAGCCACTGTAATAAGGCGATTGTTTTTGCAATATCAGATAACAATATTGGTTTAGATGTTGAAGACAGGGATAGAAAAGGCAGCCCTTGGCGTAAGCCGCAGACTTTTTTTAGCGAGCAGGTCGCTAAAGACATAGTGAACAGCGACCCTGATGTGCAACAACAGCGGTTTTTTAGATATTGGACTGCCATGGAAGCATTGGTGAAATGGCAAGGTAGCGGCATATTTCAGCTGCGGCAGCAGTTCACTACGGCAGAGCCTCTGAGCCATGATGGAGTGTTTCAGTTCGAAGAGAAATCTCTTATCACTCAGTCTTTAAAAGATGCATTGCAGTTGTGTGTTGTTGGCCCGAGCCCTTTGCTACCCACTTTTTATGAATGGCGACAGCAGGGCTTTATCAAAGTCGATTCGCTTACTTAA